The DNA window AATTCAGCATCAGACCTATTGATTCTTTGCAGAGTGTCAGAGTTAATTAAATCTGCTTTGTCCTCAACAGGTTCAGGTTGGTGGTTCTCCAGCTTATAAAGTTGAGAGGAAACTGGGGAAAGGAGGGTTTGGGCAAGTTTATGTAGGTCGCCGAATCAATCCTCCAAATCCTCATGAAAGAACAGGTTCAGGAGCTGTAGAGGTATATACTTATCATCCCGGCACTATTTTCTGCAGCTTTGATTTTTGTTTGTGTGACAGGACATTCTTTTGTTTCTTAGGTTGCTATGAAGTTTGAGCACCGAAGCAGCAAAGGCTGTAATTATGGACCACCATACGAGTGGCAAGTCTATGAGTGAGTGATTTCATTTTACTTTCTCTACTTCTCTGTTActaattttctatatttttcTTTCATGAGATGTTAAAGAATTGAACTAAATCACTATTTTGGATTTAGTGCACTCGGTGGCAGTCATGGCATTCCAGATGTACACTTCAAGGGACGGCAAAATGACTACTATATAATGGTGGATTATTTAATCTCCTGTAAAGAGTTTTTTCCATGtcttttcttttcattttcCCTCTAAGGTAAAATAaagtaatttttctttttacagATAATGGATATACTTGGTCCTAGTTTATGGGATATCTGGAACAACAATTCCCACATGTATGTCTCCTTTGTAATCGATGATTTGTATAACTTTTGGCTTTTGTCTTTATATGACTTGCATGTAACACCACCATGTCTCGTTTGCAGGATGTCTATTGAAATGGTGGCGTGCATTGCCATTGAAGCCATCTCCATTTTAGAGAAGTTACATTGTAGGGGGTAATCTCTTCAAATTACCTTTAGGCTTTACTTAAAAATGATGACAATATTTGGTTTTAACTTGGGAGTTTTGGGGAATATTTTGGGGGcgaatattttcagaaaattaaatctttattttatgtTGATTTGTGAAAATGAAATTGTTTCTGGAGATGCAAATTCATGACGGAAATGGTAAATAAAGTTATTTTAGGATTTAgaattttgaataaattttttgttaaaatataATAGGCTAACATAGTAATTTTTGAAATGATGAAAAGTTTGGTTAAACAAATGGATATATTGGGAGATGCGAATAGGATGGAAATATTGTTCtggtaaaataaaataaaataaaaaatcaatggTGGTTTCTGTTTTTATTTTGGGGACAAGAAATTGTTTCtgggaaaaaaaagaaagagtCGCGGATGTTTCGTATTGCATTTTTCCAATTATAGGGGAGATTAATTTACTCAGTACTGAAATATTTATACTTGCATCTTTTAGAGAGTGGTGTAGGTATTGTTAAGTGCTAGCATTGTTTATGGGAGAGGCTGAGACTTATATACAACTAGCACAAAACTTAAGAACTCATAGCTAGGTTTGGATCTTAGaaaatttaatgttttgggacaaGAAATCTGTAGTTGGGTATTTATTGAGCTAATAGTTGATTTGGAAGAAAATCAATTAATGTCCCTGTTGGAGAGTTATGATCATGCgccatagagtttaatcatctTGTCGTGGTTTAAAAAATCTCATTAATATTATCCTTTTTTTCTTCAGATATGTGCATGGGGATGTAAAGCCAGAAAACTTTTTGCTTGGTCCACCTGGTACACCCGACGAGAAAAGGCTCTTTTTGGTTGACCTTGGATTGGGTAATTATCTGTCAAACAGTAGCATATTTATGATAATGTAAGCTGTAGATATAAGCAAGACATATTTACTTGTGCTACCCTTATGAAATTTCAGCCACCCGTTGGCGTGATACTTCGACTAGCCTGCATGTTGACTATGATCAACGGCCAGACATGTTCAGGTTaagtttgttgttgttttccCATTTCTGATGATATTTTATGCTATTTCAAATCAATGGTCATGTTTATGCTTGAAAATTTTGGGTTTTCAGGGGAACCGTGCGATATGCAAGTGCGCATGCCCATCTCGGAAGAACTGGAAGCCGTAGAGACGATTTGGAGTCCCTTGCTTAtactctcatttttcttctacGTGGTCGTCTTCCTTGGCAGGGGTTCCAGGTCGGCAGTTGTGGCTCAAAAAGTATGTTTGTTcactatttatattttattacattTGGTGCTTTTATTTAGGGCGAGAATAAAAGCTTCCTTGTGTGCAAAAAGAAGATGTCGACCTCTCCCGAAGCTCTTTGTTGCTTCTGCCCTGCACCTTTCCGACAGTTTGTTGAGTATGTTGTAAACTTAAAATTTGATGAAAAGCCTAATTACGCAAAGTACATCTCCCTCTTTGATGGAATAGTTGGTCCAAATCCCGTCATCAGGCCAATCAACACTGAAGGTGCTCAGAAGGTATTTTTGAATTTCTCGTATTATTTTGTGGATATTATTCATAAAATTTGttcattttgatttttttctcgCGACCCATTTTTTGCGTGGATATTATTCATAAATTTGttcattttgatttttttctcgcggcccatttttttttaatcttattgAAGCTCATATATCAAGTGGGACAAAAGAGAGGACGACTTATGTTGGACGAGGATGAAGGTGGTGATGATGAGCAACCAAAGAAAAAGGTCCGTATGGGAATGCCCGCCACGCAATGGATAAGTGTGTATAATGCTCGACGCCCTATGAAGCAAAGGTAGCATTAATGGCTTAAGTTTCATCCTCTATTTGTCATTGGAACAGTAGTTATATCTTACATTTTCTCCTTTAGATATCACTACAATGTCGCAGACACGAGGCTTGCTCAGCATATTGAGAAAGGAAATGAGGATGGCCTATTTATTAGCTCTGTGGGATCTTGTTTAAACCTATGGGCGCTGATAATTGATGCTGGAACTGGATTTAGTGATCAACTTTATGAACTTTCACCCCATTTTCTTCACAAGGTTTCTTCTTTTATGTACTTCCAGTCTGTGATTTTAAATCTTTACATGTCACACCAGCTTGAGATTGATTTGAAAGgggaaatttgaaaattttatttgttttagcTGAGGATATAAATTTTCACAATTGGAAATTAATACGAGCAATGGCTGAATAATTGAATTCAGAACTGTGTATTGACCTGATCTCATATCTTTAATTATATTGTCATTAGGAATGGATAATGGATAAGTGGGAGAAGAATTTCTACATCAGTGCAATAGCAGGGGCGGACAACGGGAGCTCGTTAGTAATTATGTCTAAAGGTTGGTTTCACAAATCACAATCCGATAAATTGTACCCTTGCTACTATTACACGCGGTTAAGCTCGAGTTTTACTTTTGAAATACAGGTACCCAGTACTTACAACAATCATATAAAGTTAGCGAATCATTTCCGTTCAAGTGGATCAATAAAAAATGGCGGGAGGGATTCTATGTCACCGCCATGGCTACTGCAGGGTCCAGATGGGCAATTGTTATGTCTCGGGGGGCAGGGTTTTCCGATCAGGTTCATGTTGTTATGTATACCAGTTTATCGAACCCGAAAGAATGCAGTTTCATTGTATCTATTTGTTAAACTATAGGTTGTGGAGTTGGACTTTCTTTATCCTAGTGAAGGTGTTCATAGAAGGTGGGAAGCTGGGTACCGTATCACTTCGATGGCAGGGACGACAGATCAGTCGGCTCTTATTCTTAGCATGCCCCGGAGAAAACCCACAGATGAAACACAAGAGACCCTTCGAACTTCTGCTTTTCCGAGTGCACATGTCAAGGTTGACAATTTTTCTAAttatatatcttttttttttctcgttATTCCCGCATTTATCCCCAATGATCGGTTCTTGAAACCAGAAAACACCTTTACTTTCAGGAGAAATGGGCAAAAAATCTCTACATCGCTTCCGTTTGCTACGCAAGAACCGTATCTTAAGACATGAAATTTTTGTCCGATCTATTGAAGTTCGTGTGTCTATCGAACTCTCCTCTCTTCATTTTCGTCAACGCTAGCTCGTAGATGCTGGATTTTTGTTAACTGGAGGAAAGAAGAATCACCATTCTTCCATCAGCCTCGGAGTCCGCTGTTTGTGCAGACCAAAGTTGTTAGCCTATGCTTTACTCTAGGCATCAAAATTACGTTACACTGACCTGCAATTTTCTAAATGGTTTAGGCAGTGATAGATTTGCattcattttttttagaaaagttTGTATAATGTTTTGAACCAACAATTGTTTGAAGATAAGAAAAAGAGCGCAGAGGCTCATATTGATGTTTGGTGGTGATAACTGATAAGCCAGATTTTTGCAATGGAGGCTtcaatttatcatttaaattcCCCTTTCGGTTTCACTTTCCTATTTTCACAAcgagttatattttatttttgtcatTAATAAGATCCAAACTTAAAATTCTTGTTTAAGAGTGGACGGTTATGATTTATTTGATACTGATGTTTCAAGTTTAGGACGATTTGAGATCTAATTATAACAAACTGAGACGGGAGATTAAACAAAAATAGTTTCTTTGTTGAGAAAGTTGAGTTATTTCCTTTCTTTGTGGGTAGTATTATCAAATCTACCACTCTCCCTTTTTATGCcaaaaataacataatatatgatatttatgaATACTAATAAAGTTATCaatactagttttttttttatttttttttgtttttgttttttttcaagtggtatcagagcttactagtttttttttttatttttttttgtttttgttttttttcaagtgatatcagagctaACTTATCCGATATTAGTTTTTCTAAGACAAGTGTTTAGCTCATCCATGATACGAATTCCCAATTCACGTGATTTGTCCCAcaacaataattttaatatttgaacATGGTAACAtatattctttttttaaaaaaaactaaaactaAATTTAATTAAGAGTGAATTTATTCCCTTTTGGCCAATTTTGTAGATTTGATTCGGGGTGGTGGACCATAAATTCGTAGTGGTGACACGGGCATAACTTCATCTTCTTGCATAAAAATTGACCATTAAataaaagagtaggtctcttgtgagactgtctcacgaatttttatttatgagacgagtcaatcctaccgatattcacaataaaaagtaatactcttagcataaaaattaatatttttttatggatggctcaaataagagatctgtatcacaaaatacgacagaCCGtatcatacaagtttttgcctaaatagaatcaaatttatttattcaaatgttcgagatatatatatatatatatatatattatcattaTTGGAAGATGCTAATTGGACCACAATTG is part of the Primulina tabacum isolate GXHZ01 chromosome 18, ASM2559414v2, whole genome shotgun sequence genome and encodes:
- the LOC142532816 gene encoding casein kinase 1-like protein HD16 isoform X1; this translates as MPQLRSGARRGHQPAAARLDPCQDTQVPVFVRRTRQIAGRRDKDKEVVVKGEVNAAVVLTGTTSDKAVDSNRVEEVKEEVGGKKMAENGSGVRGSDKGVGPEDEGTTAPLPGRVQVGGSPAYKVERKLGKGGFGQVYVGRRINPPNPHERTGSGAVEVAMKFEHRSSKGCNYGPPYEWQVYDALGGSHGIPDVHFKGRQNDYYIMIMDILGPSLWDIWNNNSHMMSIEMVACIAIEAISILEKLHCRGYVHGDVKPENFLLGPPGTPDEKRLFLVDLGLATRWRDTSTSLHVDYDQRPDMFRGTVRYASAHAHLGRTGSRRDDLESLAYTLIFLLRGRLPWQGFQGENKSFLVCKKKMSTSPEALCCFCPAPFRQFVEYVVNLKFDEKPNYAKYISLFDGIVGPNPVIRPINTEGAQKLIYQVGQKRGRLMLDEDEGGDDEQPKKKVRMGMPATQWISVYNARRPMKQRYHYNVADTRLAQHIEKGNEDGLFISSVGSCLNLWALIIDAGTGFSDQLYELSPHFLHKEWIMDKWEKNFYISAIAGADNGSSLVIMSKGTQYLQQSYKVSESFPFKWINKKWREGFYVTAMATAGSRWAIVMSRGAGFSDQVVELDFLYPSEGVHRRWEAGYRITSMAGTTDQSALILSMPRRKPTDETQETLRTSAFPSAHVKEKWAKNLYIASVCYARTVS
- the LOC142532816 gene encoding casein kinase 1-like protein HD16 isoform X2 gives rise to the protein MDILGPSLWDIWNNNSHMMSIEMVACIAIEAISILEKLHCRGYVHGDVKPENFLLGPPGTPDEKRLFLVDLGLATRWRDTSTSLHVDYDQRPDMFRGTVRYASAHAHLGRTGSRRDDLESLAYTLIFLLRGRLPWQGFQGENKSFLVCKKKMSTSPEALCCFCPAPFRQFVEYVVNLKFDEKPNYAKYISLFDGIVGPNPVIRPINTEGAQKLIYQVGQKRGRLMLDEDEGGDDEQPKKKVRMGMPATQWISVYNARRPMKQRYHYNVADTRLAQHIEKGNEDGLFISSVGSCLNLWALIIDAGTGFSDQLYELSPHFLHKEWIMDKWEKNFYISAIAGADNGSSLVIMSKGTQYLQQSYKVSESFPFKWINKKWREGFYVTAMATAGSRWAIVMSRGAGFSDQVVELDFLYPSEGVHRRWEAGYRITSMAGTTDQSALILSMPRRKPTDETQETLRTSAFPSAHVKEKWAKNLYIASVCYARTVS